In Penaeus vannamei isolate JL-2024 chromosome 4, ASM4276789v1, whole genome shotgun sequence, a single window of DNA contains:
- the LOC113829231 gene encoding uncharacterized PE-PGRS family protein PE_PGRS54 isoform X3: protein MRSLLSLALFLAAAYGCGEVSPRAEVVCYFEGDLTAKDVDPCKCTILVASDVTLDHDLKLTSDVDFTKLKALKARNPKLRLVASIGGENVKTETFSLVTSSVEGVANFTEGVVAFVTANGLDGLEVDWRWPGQNGGSKDKDDVTTLMKVVRLALDQKVHSVSRRTATEALAEDTTEAEDATEAPQDVTEAESATEASTDVPTTSAPEQEDESLGSDYLVLESGSEYEVTLRPEIEVRLEDTGHTIKEKKEDSHGKKQEKTATRPYRGSVKFTDYFKLSGVLTTTETPSTTPSSGWKIAKSSQASERKAKQEVEKERGAILMMTVSPHPEYLVKGYDLKALTKIVDFFSLPTHNLTEDRPDAAAETFHHSRLMGVSDLENADSLVDLVVSLGVPLDHLILGLPATAAVFTLKDEELNTPRSPAAGTASFIPYREACMMMETGNWTVERDEDLTGPYAFLNATWLAFDDPTSAKIKSKYVLLRGLAGAALHNLDGEDWDDQCNQGKYPVLSAIHDTFTQLARTPRRAVLQSLVDDLETEESSFRPISVASPTDLRNSPFRIVRIVDRTGAIKAIRASSESRFECSRQGYYRDPADCSQFYRCVKFNQYVDDFTVFEYSCPSGLVFDDRWEICAWPSAAPPCDGSSEIFPVPRRKFSCPGEGYFTDPENCRWFFACRDYYGNGTYTQYEFRCPFGLAYDEANGLCNWPWLVEGCGHTGPIPDGYGGVSSGAVPVSVASIAGGGFSQGKAVFGDGSASQDLYGGSSESCEDCGSTELAIGGQGVYNANRGLIVGADQSNERLSYGTFKNTGIPTIPGTGFSGHGSGRQGNNIGSAFGSSSNRRPSKTQGGRRKSSRGQNGQGYNYQEPDNAFNPAEVSGGYAAPNSGSRGRPSSRPSSSYKTPSATTRTPTTTYRPVTSAPATTPSSGYSYPEPANPFTSGTSIQVSKPSPVTSAPIRSSTRGHGSSGSTSGSRKTSGSGVGHFTIPGSSSGSRHGSGSSASGGSRGSGRPGSSRGSGGSYSAPAKPFVTGSSAGSADSSEEDGGSGSRGTSSGSSHFGGSGSGNRGSSTGSSHFGGSGSGSRGSSSGSSHFGGSGSGSRGSSSGSSHFGGSGSGSRGSSSGSSHFGGSGSGSGGSSSGSSHFGGSGSGSRGSSSGSGHFGGSVSGNGGSSSSSSGSSGGYSYSAPAKPFITGSSAGSAGSSEEDGGSGSRGSSSGSSHFGGSGSGSRGSSSGSSHFGGSGSGSRGSSSGSSHFGGSGSGSRGSSSGSGHFGGSGSGSSGSSSSSSGSSGGYSYSAPAKPFITGSSAGSAGSSEEDGGSGSRGSSSGSSHFGGSGSGSRGSSSGSSHFGGSGSGSRGSSSGSSHFGGSGSGSRGSSSGSGHFGGSGSGSSGSSSSSSGSSGGYSYSAPAKPFITGSSAGSAGSSEEDGGSGFFGGSGSSSGSSHFGGSGSGSRGGSSGSGHFGGSGSGSSGSSSGSSHFGGSGSGSRGGSSGSGHFGGSGSGSSGSSSGSSHFGGSGSGSRGGSSGSGHFGGSGSGSSGSSSGSSHFGGSGSGSRGGSSGSGHFGGSGSGSSGSSSGSSHFGGSGSGSRGGSSGSGHFGGSGSGSSGSSSGLSHFGGSGSGSRGGSSGSGHFGGSGSGSSGSSSGSSHFGGSGSGSRGGSSGSGHFGGSGSGSSGSSSGSSHFGGSGSGSRGGSSSSSGSSGGYSYSAPTKPFITGSSAGSADSSEEDGGSGSRGSSSGSSHFGGSGSGSGSRGSSSGSSHFGGSGSGSGSRGSSSGSSHFGGSGSGSGSRGSSSGSSHFGGSGSGSRGSSSGSSHFGGSGSGSRGSSSGSSHFGGSGSGSRGGSSGSGHFGGSGSGSSGSSSGSSHFGGSGSGSRGGSSGSGHFGGSGSGSSGSSSSSSGSSGGYSYSAPAKPFITGSSAGSAGSSEEDGGSGSRGTSSGSSHFGGSGSGSRGGSSGSSHFGGSGSGSRGGSSGSGHFGGSGSGSSGSSSGSSHFGGSGSGSRGGSSGSSHFGGSGSGSSGSSSGSSHFGGSGSGSRGGSSGSGHFGGSGSGSSGSSSSSSGSSGGYSYSAPAKPFITGSSAGSAGSSEEDGGSGSRSSSSGSSHFGGSGSGSRGSSSGSSHFGGSGSGSRGSSSGSSHFGGSSGSGSGGSSSSSSGSSGGYSYSAPATPFITGSSAGSAGSSEEDGGSGSRGSSSGSSHFGGSGSGSRGSSSGSSHFGGSGSGSGSRGSSSGSSHFGGSGSGSGSRGSSSGSSHFGGSGSGSGGSSSGSGHFGGSGSGSRGSSSGSSHFGGSGSGSVGSSSGSGHFGGSGSGSSGSSSSSSGSSGGYSYSAPAKPFITGSSAGSAGSSEEDGGSGSRGSSSGSSHFGGSGSRSGSRGSSSGSSHFGGSGSGSRGSSSGSSHFGGSGSGSRGSSSGSSHFGGSGSGSSGSSSGSSHFGGSGSGSRGSSSGSGHFGGSGSGSSGSSSGSSHFGGSGSGSGSRGSSSGSSHFGGSASRGSSSDGSSEEDRHSTGGSGYVYEGPSSSNTFDPFNSGSGSSGSVSHFTVSGSGSGRKSTGGSGSSGHFGGSAGSGSHSGSGNAGSGSGSGHFGGSGGSGGSGFFGGAGGSGGAGTGDGHGSGSGSGHFGGIGGSGGSGGFGGSGGRGGSGGSGGAGTGGGHGTGSGSGHFGGIGGSGGSGGSGGSGGRGGSGGSGGRGGSGGSGGRGGSGGSGSRGGSGGSGGRGGSGGSGSPGFFGGVGGTGGVGGVGSAGPNGPYRTGSAGGSGSPSKSQGYSGVGSRKSIAGGPSLVAKLTRGRKFQRFGPGGRRDFDDTLGPEVCERAGLFRHPDTCDKFYECYWDKWIERFTLHVFDCPITIVYDSGITACNWPFNGPQCNDDKH, encoded by the exons ACTTCACCAAGCTGAAGGCGCTGAAGGCGAGGAACCCCAAGCTCCGGCTGGTGGCTTCCATCGGCGGCGAAAACGTCAAGACAGAAACGTTCTCTCTGGTGACGTCATCGGTGGAGGGCGTGGCCAACTTCACGGAGGGCGTGGTTGCCTTCGTCACTGCTAACGGGCTGGATGGTCTTGAGGTAGACTGGAGGTGGCCGGGACAAAATGGCGGCAGCAAGGATAAGGATGACGTCACCACGCTCATGAAG GTCGTTCGCCTCGCCCTGGACCAGAAGGTGCACAGCGTGAGCCGAAGGACAGCGACTGAAGCCCTTGCCGAAGACACGACGGAAGCCGAGGACGCAACGGAGGCGCCACAGGACGTAACGGAAGCCGAGAGCGCTACCGAGGCCTCCACCGACGTCCCAACGACCAGTGCGCCCGAACAGGAGGACGAGAG CCTCGGGTCAGACTACCTGGTCCTCGAATCAGGTTCCGAGTACGAGGTGACCCTCCGGCCCGAGATAGAGGTAAGACTCGAAGACACAGGACACACGatcaaggagaagaaagaggacagtcatggaaaaaaacaagaaaagacagcAACTCGACCTTACCGTGGAAGCGTTAAGTTCACC GATTACTTCAAGCTCTCAGGCGTCCTCACCACCACGGAGACGCCCTCGACGACCCCCTCCTCCGGATGGAAGATCGCCAAGTCTTCTCAAGCGTCCGAGAGGAAGGCGAagcaggaagtggagaaggagagaggagccaTCCTTATGATGACCGTGTCTCCCCATCCCGAATACCTCGTTAAGGGATACGACCTCAAAGCCCTCACTAA GATTGTGGACTTCTTCAGCCTTCCCACCCACAACCTGACAGAAGACCGCCCCGATGCAGCCGCCGAAACCTTCCACCACAGCCGTCTCATGGGCGTTTCTGATCTCGAAAATGCG GATTCCCTCGTGGATTTAGTGGTGTCTCTCGGAGTGCCACTCGACCACCTGATCCTCGGACTGCCAGCCACTGCCGCTGTGTTTACCCTGAAGGACGAAGAGCTGAACACCCCCCGCTCCCCGGCCGCTGGAACCGCCAGCTTCATTCCTTACAGAGAG GCATGCATGATGATGGAGACCGGGAACTGGACAGTGGAGCGCGACGAGGATCTGACCGGACCCTACGCCTTCCTGAACGCAACGTGGCTGGCCTTCGACGACCCTACCAGCGCCAAGATCAAG AGCAAGTATGTGCTGCTTCGAGGACTGGCTGGTGCGGCTCTGCATAATTTAGATGGCGAAGACTGGGATGACCAATGCAACCAAGGCAAATACCCTGTCCTGTCAGCAATACACGACACCTTTACGCAG CTTGCCCGAACACCTCGACGTGCAGTTCTGCAAAGCCTTGTTGATGATCTGGAGACTGAGGAGTCCTCCTTCCGGCCAATATCTGTTGCTTCCCCAACTGATCTTCGAAATTCACCCTTCAGAATAGTTCGCATTGTTGATCGAACTGGGGCTATTAAGGCAATCCG AGCAAGTTCTGAGTCAAGGTTCGAGTGCTCCCGCCAAGGCTATTACCGAGACCCTGCTGACTGTTCCCAATTTTATCGCTGTGTAAAGTTCAACCAATACGTGGATGACTTCACTGTCTTTGAATATTCATGCCCTTCTGGACTTGTATTCGATGATCGTTGGGAGATCTGCGCATGGCCCTCTGCAGCTCCTCCATGTGATGGTTCCTCAGAAATTTTCCCTGTCCCTCGTAGAAAGTTTTCCTGCCCTGGAGAAGGATATTTCACTGATCCAGAGAACTGTCGCTGGTTCTTTGCTTGCAGAGATTACTATGGGAATGGAACATACACTCAGTATGAGTTTAGGTGTCCATTTGGACTTGCTTATGATGAGGCTAATGGACTGTGCAACTGGCCCTGGCTTGTGGAAGGTTGTGGACATACTGGGCCAATCCCTGATGGATATGGTGGTGTGAGTAGTGGCGCAGTCCCAGTTAGTGTGGCTTCCATTGCTGGAGGTGGATTCAGCCAAGGCAAAGCAGTATTTGGAGATGGGTCTGCTTCTCAGGATCTGTATGGTGGAAGCAGTGAAAGTTGTGAAGACTGTGGTTCCACTGAACTGGCTATTGGTGGCCAAGGAGTCTACAATGCTAACCGTGGCCTTATTGTTGGTGCAGATCAGAGCAATGAACGTCTTTCATATGGTACCTTCAAAAATACTGGAATCCCAACCATCCCTGGTACTGGCTTTAGTGGACATGGCAGTGGCAGGCAAGGAAACAATATTGGTTCTGCTTTTGGTTCTTCATCAAATAGGAGGCCAAGCAAAacacaaggaggaaggagaaagtccTCTCGCGGTCAGAATGGTCAGGGATACAACTACCAGGAACCTGACAATGCTTTCAATCCTGCTGAGGTTTCAGGTGGCTATGCTGCTCCAAATTCAGGCTCTAGGGGAAGACCATCATCCAGACCTTCCTCTTCCTACAAAACTCCAAGTGCAACAACTCGTACACCAACAACCACCTACCGACCTGTCACTTCTGCCCCTGCAACAACACCTTCCTCTGGATATTCATATCCTGAACCAGCTAATCCTTTCACCTCAGGAACCTCCATCCAAGTCTCAAAGCCTTCACCAGTAACTTCTGCTCCAATCAGGTCAAGCACAAGAGGACATGGTTCATCAGGAAGCACTAGTGGATCAAGAAAGACAAGTGGCAGTGGAGTAGGACATTTTACTATTCCTGGTAGTTCATCTGGTAGCAGACATGGCTCCGGAAGTAGTGCATCAGGAGGTTCCAGGGGATCAGGAAGACCTGGATCATCAAGAGGATCAGGTGGATCATACTCAGCTCCTGCAAAACCTTTCGTAACTGGCTCCTCTGCAGGATCTGCTGACTCATCTGAGGAAGATGGTGGATCTGGAAGCCGTGGTACTTCCAGTGGTTCAAGCCACTTTGGAGGATCAGGTTCTGGAAACCGTGGTAGTTCAACTGGTTCAAGTCATTTCGGAGGATCAGGATCTGGAAGCCGTGGCAGTTCCAGTGGTTCAAGTCACTTTGGAGGATCAGGTTCTGGAAGCCGTGGTAGTTCCAGTGGTTCAAGTCACTTTGGAGGATCAGGTTCTGGAAGCCGTGGCAGTTCCAGTGGTTCAAGCCACTTTGGAGGATCAGGATCTGGAAGCGGAGGCAGTTCCAGTGGTTCAAGCCACTTTGGAGGATCAGGGTCTGGAAGCCGTGGCAGTTCCAGTGGTTCAGGCCACTTTGGAGGATCAGTTTCTGGAAATGGTGGCAGTTCCAGCAGTTCTAGTGGATCATCTGGTGGCTATTCATACTCTGCACCCGCAAAGCCTTTCATAACTGGCTCCTCTGCAGGATCTGCTGGCTCATCTGAGGAAGATGGTGGATCCGGAAGCCGTGGCAGTTCCAGTGGTTCAAGTCACTTTGGAGGATCAGGATCTGGAAGCCGTGGTAGTTCCAGTGGTTCAAGTCACTTTGGAGGATCAGGTTCTGGAAGCCGTGGCAGTTCCAGTGGTTCAAGCCACTTTGGAGGATCAGGGTCTGGAAGCCGTGGCAGTTCCAGTGGTTCAGGACACTTTGGAGGATCAGGATCTGGAAGCAGTGGCAGTTCCAGCAGTTCTAGTGGATCATCTGGTGGCTATTCATACTCTGCACCCGCAAAGCCTTTCATAACTGGCTCCTCTGCAGGATCTGCTGGCTCATCTGAGGAAGATGGTGGATCCGGAAGCCGTGGCAGTTCCAGTGGTTCAAGTCACTTTGGAGGATCAGGATCTGGAAGCCGTGGTAGTTCCAGTGGTTCAAGTCACTTTGGAGGATCAGGTTCTGGAAGCCGTGGCAGTTCCAGTGGTTCAAGCCACTTTGGAGGATCAGGGTCTGGAAGCCGTGGCAGTTCCAGTGGTTCAGGCCACTTTGGAGGATCAGGATCTGGAAGCAGTGGCAGTTCCAGCAGTTCTAGTGGATCATCTGGTGGCTATTCATACTCTGCACCCGCAAAGCCTTTCATAACTGGCTCCTCTGCAGGATCTGCTGGCTCATCTGAGGAAGATGGTGGATCTGGATTCTTTGGAGGTTCTGGCAGTTCCAGTGGATCAAGTCATTTTGGAGGATCAGGATCTGGAAGCCGTGGCGGTTCCAGTGGTTCAGGCCACTTTGGAGGATCAGGTTCTGGAAGCAGTGGCAGTTCCAGTGGTTCAAGTCACTTTGGAGGATCAGGATCCGGAAGCCGTGGCGGTTCCAGTGGTTCAGGCCACTTTGGAGGATCAGGTTCTGGAAGCAGTGGTAGTTCCAGTGGTTCAAGTCACTTTGGAGGATCAGGATCCGGAAGCCGTGGCGGTTCCAGTGGTTCAGGCCACTTTGGAGGATCAGGTTCTGGAAGCAGTGGCAGTTCCAGTGGTTCAAGTCACTTTGGAGGATCAGGATCCGGAAGCCGTGGCGGTTCCAGTGGTTCAGGCCACTTTGGAGGATCAGGTTCTGGAAGCAGTGGCAGTTCCAGTGGTTCAAGTCACTTTGGAGGATCAGGATCCGGAAGCCGTGGCGGTTCCAGTGGTTCAGGCCACTTTGGAGGATCAGGATCTGGAAGCAGTGGCAGTTCCAGTGGTTTAAGTCACTTTGGAGGATCAGGATCCGGAAGCCGTGGCGGTTCCAGTGGTTCAGGCCACTTTGGAGGATCAGGTTCTGGAAGCAGTGGCAGTTCCAGTGGTTCAAGTCATTTTGGAGGATCAGGATCTGGAAGCCGTGGCGGTTCCAGTGGTTCAGGCCACTTTGGAGGATCAGGTTCTGGAAGCAGTGGCAGTTCCAGTGGTTCAAGTCACTTTGGAGGATCAGGATCTGGAAGCCGTGGCGGTTCCAGCAGTTCTAGTGGATCATCTGGTGGCTATTCATACTCTGCACCCACAAAGCCTTTCATAACTGGCTCCTCTGCAGGATCTGCTGACTCATCTGAGGAAGATGGTGGATCCGGAAGCCGTGGTAGTTCCAGTGGTTCAAGTCACTTCGgaggatcaggatcaggatcTGGAAGCCGTGGCAGTTCCAGTGGTTCAAGTCACTTTGgaggatcaggatcaggatcTGGAAGCCGTGGCAGTTCCAGTGGTTCAAGTCACTTTGgaggatcaggatcaggatccGGAAGCCGTGGCAGTTCCAGTGGTTCAAGTCACTTTGGAGGATCAGGATCTGGAAGCCGTGGCAGTTCCAGTGGTTCAAGTCACTTTGGAGGATCAGGATCCGGAAGCCGTGGCAGTTCCAGTGGTTCAAGTCACTTTGGAGGATCAGGATCTGGAAGCCGTGGCGGTTCCAGTGGTTCAGGCCACTTTGGAGGATCAGGATCTGGAAGCAGTGGCAGTTCCAGTGGTTCAAGTCACTTTGGAGGATCAGGATCCGGAAGCCGTGGCGGTTCCAGTGGTTCAGGCCACTTTGGAGGATCAGGTTCTGGAAGCAGTGGCAGTTCCAGCAGTTCTAGTGGATCATCTGGTGGCTATTCATACTCTGCACCCGCAAAACCTTTCATAACTGGCTCCTCTGCAGGATCTGCTGGTTCATCTGAGGAAGATGGTGGATCTGGAAGCCGTGGTACTTCCAGTGGTTCAAGCCACTTTGGAGGATCAGGATCCGGAAGCCGTGGCGGTTCCAGTGGTTCAAGTCACTTTGGAGGATCAGGATCCGGAAGCCGTGGCGGTTCCAGTGGTTCAGGCCACTTTGGAGGATCAGGTTCTGGAAGCAGTGGCAGTTCCAGTGGTTCAAGCCACTTTGGAGGATCAGGATCCGGAAGCCGTGGCGGTTCCAGTGGTTCAAGCCACTTTGGAGGATCAGGTTCTGGAAGCAGTGGCAGTTCCAGTGGTTCAAGTCACTTTGGAGGATCAGGATCCGGAAGCCGTGGCGGTTCCAGTGGTTCAGGCCACTTTGGAGGATCAGGTTCTGGAAGCAGTGGCAGTTCCAGCAGTTCTAGTGGATCATCTGGTGGCTATTCATACTCTGCACCCGCAAAGCCTTTCATAACTGGCTCCTCTGCAGGATCTGCTGGTTCATCTGAGGAAGATGGTGGATCTGGAAGCCGTAGCAGTTCCAGTGGTTCAAGTCACTTTGGAGGATCAGGATCTGGAAGCCGTGGTAGTTCCAGTGGTTCAAGTCACTTTGGAGGATCAGGTTCTGGAAGCCGTGGCAGTTCCAGTGGTTCAAGTCATTTCGGAGGATCATCAGGATCTGGAAGTGGTGGCAGTTCCAGCAGTTCTAGTGGATCATCTGGTGGCTATTCATACTCTGCACCCGCGACACCTTTCATAACTGGCTCTTCTGCAGGATCTGCTGGCTCATCTGAGGAAGATGGTGGATCCGGAAGCCGTGGCAGTTCCAGTGGTTCAAGTCACTTTGGAGGATCAGGATCTGGAAGCCGTGGTAGTTCCAGTGGTTCAAGTCACTTTGgaggatcaggatcaggatcTGGAAGTCGTGGCAGTTCCAGTGGTTCAAGTCACTTTGgaggatcaggatcaggatcTGGAAGTCGTGGCAGTTCCAGTGGTTCAAGTCACTTTGGAGGATCAGGTTCTGGAAGTGGTGGCAGTTCCAGTGGTTCAGGCCACTTTGGAGGATCAGGATCTGGAAGCCGTGGCAGTTCCAGTGGTTCAAGTCACTTTGGAGGATCAGGTTCTGGAAGTGTTGGCAGTTCCAGTGGTTCAGGCCACTTTGGAGGATCAGGATCTGGAAGCAGTGGCAGTTCCAGCAGTTCTAGTGGATCATCTGGTGGCTATTCATACTCTGCACCCGCAAAGCCTTTCATAACTGGCTCCTCTGCAGGATCTGCTGGTTCATCTGAGGAAGATGGTGGATCCGGAAGCCGTGGCAGTTCCAGTGGTTCAAGTCACTTTGGAGGATCAGGATCAAGATCCGGAAGCCGTGGTAGTTCCAGTGGTTCAAGCCACTTTGGAGGATCAGGATCTGGAAGCCGTGGCAGTTCCAGTGGTTCAAGCCACTTTGGAGGATCAGGATCTGGAAGCCGTGGCAGTTCCAGTGGTTCAAGCCACTTTGGAGGATCAGGATCTGGAAGCAGTGGTAGTTCCAGTGGTTCAAGCCACTTTGGAGGATCAGGTTCTGGAAGCCGTGGCAGTTCCAGTGGTTCAGGCCACTTTGGAGGATCAGGTTCTGGAAGCAGTGGCAGTTCCAGTGGTTCAAGTCATTTTGgaggatcaggatcaggatcTGGAAGCCGTGGCAGTTCCAGTGGTTCAAGTCACTTTGGAGGTTCAGCATCCAGAGGCTCAAGTTCTGATGGATCATCTGAAGAGGACAGACATTCTACTGGTGGATCTGGCTATGTATATGAAGGTCCTTCCAGTAGTAACACATTTGATCCATTCAACAGTGGATCTGGAAGCAGTGGATCTGTTAGTCACTTCACTGTGTCAGGATCAGGTTCTGGACGTAAGAGCACAGGTGGAAGTGGGTCATCAGGCCACTTTGGTGGATCAGCAGGATCTGGAAGTCATAGTGGTTCTGGTAATGCTGGAAGTGGCTCAGGATCTGGTCATTTTGGAGGGTCTGGTGGTTCAGGTGGCTCTGGATTCTTTGGAGGAGCTGGTGGTTCTGGAGGGGCAGGCACTGGAGATGGACATGGAAGTGGGTCCGGATCTGgccactttggaggcattggagGCTCTGGAGGCAGTGGAGGTTTTGGAGGATCTGGAGGCAGAGGTGGGTCTGGAGGATCTGGAGGTGCAGGCACTGGAGGTGGACATGGAACTGGGTCCGGATCTGgccactttggaggcattggagGCTCTGGAGGATCTGGAGGCAGTGGAGGATCTGGAGGCAGAGGTGGGTCTGGAGGATCTGGAG GCAGAGGTGGTTCTGGAGGATCTGGAGGCAGAGGTGGTTCTGGAGGTTCTGGAAGCAGAGGTGGTTCTGGAGGATCTGGAGGCAGAGGTGGTTCTGGAGGATCTGGAAGCCCCGGATTCTTTGGAGGTGTTGGTGGAACTGGAGGAGTTGGAGGTGTGGGTTCTGCTGGTCCTAATGGCCCTTACCGTACAGGTTCTGCAGGAGGTTCAggctctcctagcaagtcccaaGGATATTCAGGCGTGGGTTCCAGGAAATCCATTGCTGGTGGACCTTCACTCGTTGCTAAACTGACGCGCGGCAGGAAATTCCAGAGGTTTGGGCCAGGAGGACGCCGTGACTTTGATGATACTCTGGGCCCAGAGGTGTGTGAGCGAGCAGGTTTGTTCCGTCACCCAGACACATGTGACAAGTTCTATGAGTGCTATTGGGACAAATGGATTGAGCGCTTTACTCTCCATGTATTTGACTGTCCCATCACCATTGTATATGATTCTGGCATCACTGCTTGCAACTGGCCCTTCAATGGTCCCCAGTGCAATGATGATAAGCACTAG